One window of the Trifolium pratense cultivar HEN17-A07 linkage group LG2, ARS_RC_1.1, whole genome shotgun sequence genome contains the following:
- the LOC123905040 gene encoding myb-like protein Q, with protein sequence MNISSQENQNNNSFIYPFSSSHSSSMQMVYSDLGSLSLSSTSNYGGVVSSSSSRWSNSFPFMRESFVSKGFEEEEQKMDDDDIMEGKGSYCSEDGENSEKTNHDIINFNDELENPNGSGKEEDNGQSSKCARGHWRPAEDSKLKELVALYGPQNWNLIAENLEGRSGKSCRLRWFNQLDPRINRRAFNEEEEERLMQAHRIYGNKWAMIARLFPGRTDNAVKNHWHVIMARKYREQSSAYRRRRLSQNVYRRMDQNPSFICKDTNTTTMETESSTPYFLNGAPLGNSMSIFPYATSFQHGVHGGGVDYGLNVLPHMSGEREAMKGPLHVGLYAQQAPFDFFSGGRNNGMVMKESFNHNNYWDGTNDEYQQHQQLSSFYHHYPQQQYLMSMQQQNNHNFYNFSNSSASSTHHHHHNGENSEKVVIGDTPDAVQTPPQFFDFLGVGAT encoded by the exons ATGAATATCTCTTCACAAgaaaaccaaaataataattcttttaTTTACCCTTTTTcatcttctcattcttcttctatGCAAATGGTATATTCAGACCTTGGATCTCTCTCTCTTAGTTCAACTTCAAACTATGGTGGTGTAGTTTCTTCAAGTTCATCAAGATGGAGTAATTCTTTTCCATTTATGAGAGAGTCGTTTGTTTCTAAAggatttgaagaagaagaacaaaaaatggatgatgatgatattatgGAAGGAAAAGGTTCTTATTGTAGTGAGGATGGAGAAAATAGTGAGAAAACAAATCATGATATTATTAACTTCAATGATGAGTTAGAGAACCCTAATGGAAGTGGTAAAGAAGAAGATAATGGACAGTCTAGTAAATGTGCTAGAGGACATTGGAGACCTGCTGAAGATTCTAAGCTTAAAGAACTTGTTGCTCTTTATGGTCCTCAGAATTGGAATCTCATAGCTGAAAATTTGGAAGGAAGATCTG GCAAGAGTTGTAGGCTAAGATGGTTCAATCAATTGGATCCAAGAATCAATAGAAGAGCATTCaatgaagaagaggaagaaagaCTAATGCAAGCACATAGAATTTATGGAAACAAATGGGCCATGATAGCAAGACTATTCCCAGGAAGAACAGACAATGCTGTAAAGAATCATTGGCATGTTATAATGGCAAGAAAGTACAGAGAACAATCCAGTGCATACAGGAGAAGAAGATTAAGCCAAAATGTTTACAGAAGAATGGATCAAAATCCAAGCTTTATCTGCAAAGACACTAACACCACAACAATGGAAACAGAATCATCAACACCTTATTTTCTAAATGGAGCCCCACTTGGAAATAGTATGTCCATTTTCCCATATGCTACTTCTTTCCAACATGGTGTTCATGGTGGTGGGGTTGATTATGGTTTAAATGTTTTACCTCACATGAGTGGTGAGAGAGAAGCTATGAAAGGACCCCTACATGTTGGTCTCTATGCTCAACAAGCACCATTTGATTTCTTCTCTG GTGGTAGAAATAATGGCATGGTGATGAAAGAGTCTTTCAATCATAACAATTATTGGGATGGAACAAATGATGAAtatcaacaacatcaacaactaTCTAGTTTCTACCATCATTATCCTCAACAACAATATCTTATGTCAATGCAACAACAAAACAATCACAATTTTTACAATTTCTCAAATTCATCAGCATCATCaacacatcatcatcatcataatggAGAAAACAGTGAAAAAGTTGTAATTGGTGACACCCCAGATGCAGTTCAAACTCCTCCTCAATTTTTTGACTTCCTTGGAGTAGGTGCTACATGA